The Nostoc sp. 'Lobaria pulmonaria (5183) cyanobiont' genome window below encodes:
- a CDS encoding ABC transporter permease produces MGNQVVIAVGTFILLLTGLLLGYVLSQLVLGFLAFNLLTFFGTLSLILIFGTLYYVLFWQLRREQSRPSTPSTINQGIPTQVEEGLSDSYLKNRLIAKLSGDTVAAERLIEQAKETYPGMPENWYCERVLDDLESDRQRE; encoded by the coding sequence ATGGGGAATCAAGTAGTTATTGCTGTCGGCACATTCATCCTCTTACTCACTGGTTTATTACTTGGGTATGTTCTCTCGCAATTAGTTCTGGGATTTCTAGCATTTAACCTCCTAACTTTTTTCGGAACACTCAGCCTAATTTTAATTTTTGGTACGCTTTATTACGTTTTATTTTGGCAATTGCGAAGAGAGCAGTCCCGGCCATCAACTCCATCAACCATTAATCAAGGGATACCAACCCAGGTTGAGGAGGGTTTATCTGATAGCTATCTCAAAAACAGACTAATTGCTAAATTATCTGGTGACACTGTCGCAGCCGAACGGTTAATTGAACAGGCAAAAGAGACTTATCCCGGGATGCCGGAGAATTGGTATTGCGAAAGAGTACTTGATGACTTGGAGAGCGATCGCCAGCGGGAGTAG
- a CDS encoding DNA phosphorothioation-associated putative methyltransferase: protein MPEALEIERHRAAIARTDISRPVRLAIEWAILHQDTTFFDYGCGYGGDVQRVKNLGYTSAGWDPYYYPDVPRTPADVINLGYVLNVIEDSEERRQSLIQAWELTGKVLIVAAQILINAPSKTQLAYNDGIVTRRNTFQKYYEQEELKTYIDEVLNVDAVPIALGVYFVFRDEAEKESYKAIRFFSATSTPRVRIPVKRFEDYQEQLQLLMAFFTKRGRLPVKGELENEQELLSEFGNFRRAFGVVLQATDEEEWDAIAYRRSLDIQVYLALTHFDRRPAWQKLAPEMRHDIKAFFSSYEEACLVADQKLFSLGKPGVIQTACEKSKIGKHTRGALYVHVSALAALDPILRICEGCASRTIGRVDEATLIKYHTDKPQISYLSYPEFDTDPHPALKASIGIDLKTLFVTHRDYETRANPPILHRKETFVTSNYPRYEEFAKLTQQEQELGLLNQKSDIGTREGWEKCLAAHRVEIRGHQVYPIQES from the coding sequence ATGCCTGAAGCGCTAGAAATCGAGCGTCATAGAGCTGCGATCGCTCGCACTGACATATCTCGCCCCGTGCGATTAGCAATAGAATGGGCAATCCTACATCAAGACACCACTTTTTTTGACTACGGTTGCGGCTACGGTGGTGATGTCCAGCGAGTAAAAAACTTAGGCTACACCAGTGCAGGCTGGGATCCTTACTATTATCCCGATGTACCACGCACCCCCGCTGATGTGATCAATTTGGGTTACGTCCTCAACGTTATTGAAGACTCAGAGGAACGCCGTCAAAGCCTAATCCAAGCTTGGGAACTCACCGGGAAAGTTTTAATTGTCGCGGCTCAAATACTGATTAACGCTCCCAGCAAAACCCAACTTGCTTACAATGATGGCATTGTGACCCGCCGCAATACTTTTCAGAAATATTACGAACAAGAAGAACTCAAAACTTATATTGATGAAGTCCTAAATGTAGATGCAGTACCGATCGCTTTAGGTGTCTACTTTGTTTTTCGAGATGAAGCTGAAAAAGAAAGTTACAAAGCTATCCGCTTCTTTTCTGCAACTTCTACACCGCGAGTCCGCATCCCTGTTAAGCGGTTTGAAGACTATCAAGAACAACTGCAATTATTAATGGCTTTTTTTACCAAACGCGGTAGACTACCCGTAAAAGGCGAATTAGAAAATGAACAGGAATTACTGAGCGAATTTGGTAACTTTCGCCGCGCCTTTGGTGTAGTTTTGCAAGCCACTGACGAGGAAGAATGGGATGCGATCGCTTACCGTCGTTCTCTCGATATCCAAGTTTATCTCGCCCTCACCCACTTCGATCGACGCCCTGCATGGCAAAAGTTAGCCCCAGAAATGCGGCACGACATTAAAGCCTTTTTTAGTAGCTATGAAGAAGCGTGCCTTGTAGCCGACCAAAAACTTTTCAGCTTAGGTAAACCTGGGGTGATTCAAACTGCGTGCGAAAAAAGCAAAATTGGTAAACATACGCGTGGTGCGCTTTATGTCCATGTTTCGGCACTTGCTGCACTTGACCCCATACTCCGAATTTGTGAAGGTTGCGCTAGCCGTACCATTGGGCGTGTCGATGAAGCTACATTGATCAAATATCACACTGATAAGCCGCAAATATCCTACCTGTCTTACCCGGAATTCGACACCGATCCGCATCCGGCATTAAAAGCCAGTATCGGTATTGATTTAAAAACCCTATTCGTCACTCATCGAGACTACGAAACTAGAGCAAATCCGCCGATTTTGCACCGTAAAGAAACATTTGTTACCAGCAACTACCCTCGTTACGAAGAATTTGCTAAACTCACCCAACAAGAACAGGAATTAGGGCTGCTTAACCAAAAAAGCGACATTGGTACGCGTGAAGGTTGGGAAAAATGCCTTGCTGCACACAGAGTAGAAATCAGGGGGCATCAGGTTTATCCAATTCAGGAAAGTTAA
- a CDS encoding GNAT family N-acetyltransferase, whose amino-acid sequence MSEQLLPGYIIRRGSLLERSLLLKFMQRTYQDLFPNEDFSHLEQTVKQYFSSDTPLWWVEEEGEQGSRGAGEQGSSKESLSSAPVPPIACLWVGNAIDQVHGNRHAHIFILYVVPEHRRRGIGTALMRYVENWAIQRGDRQIGLQVFQSNKPALNLYNQLGYQTQSIWMVKFLSAEKSTQGQR is encoded by the coding sequence GTGTCTGAACAACTACTACCTGGATATATTATTCGCCGTGGCTCCCTTTTGGAGCGATCACTCCTGCTTAAATTCATGCAGCGAACTTACCAGGATCTATTTCCCAATGAAGATTTTTCCCATTTAGAGCAAACAGTTAAGCAATACTTTTCTAGCGATACGCCTTTGTGGTGGGTAGAAGAAGAGGGGGAGCAGGGGAGCAGGGGAGCAGGGGAGCAAGGGAGTAGTAAAGAATCTCTCTCCTCTGCCCCTGTGCCCCCCATCGCTTGCCTCTGGGTAGGCAATGCCATAGATCAAGTACATGGGAACCGTCATGCTCACATCTTTATCCTCTACGTTGTACCAGAACATCGGCGACGGGGTATTGGTACAGCCTTGATGCGATATGTGGAAAATTGGGCTATTCAAAGAGGCGATCGCCAAATTGGCCTGCAAGTGTTTCAATCAAACAAACCTGCATTGAATCTTTATAATCAGTTAGGTTATCAAACCCAATCCATCTGGATGGTAAAATTCCTGAGTGCAGAAAAATCAACTCAAGGACAGCGATAA
- a CDS encoding HEAT repeat domain-containing protein: MYDEDDLSLLDIEEELESPLDKIEPLTAESVVAKPDPEVMLALLENPQPQQRMLAARAFCDIEDARATPHLIRLLTDTCPLVRVSAAYGIGRNPSSEAVSPLIAQLNSDWNGYVRKGVVWALGNCRDRRSLAPLADALKTDISAVRLWAASALAQMAEVGYEAVIGAIPPLIEALVQDPVAAVRSNSAWAIGQLCRELPSNVVYATAIDALIQAFAEDQDLGVREDAKASLLGVGDPRGLQLIETLEQEGWF; encoded by the coding sequence ATGTATGACGAAGACGATCTAAGCCTACTCGATATTGAGGAGGAGCTAGAAAGCCCCTTAGATAAAATAGAGCCGCTAACTGCCGAATCAGTTGTGGCAAAGCCAGATCCAGAAGTGATGCTAGCCTTGCTGGAAAATCCCCAGCCCCAGCAAAGAATGTTAGCGGCACGTGCTTTTTGTGATATAGAAGATGCCCGTGCTACCCCCCATCTGATTCGCCTGTTAACTGATACCTGTCCCTTAGTGCGGGTGAGTGCAGCTTATGGCATCGGACGTAATCCCAGTTCAGAGGCAGTAAGTCCGTTAATTGCTCAACTAAACAGCGATTGGAATGGCTATGTGCGTAAAGGTGTTGTTTGGGCTTTAGGAAACTGTCGCGATCGCCGTTCTTTAGCACCCTTAGCAGACGCCTTAAAAACAGACATTTCCGCAGTGCGTTTGTGGGCTGCTAGCGCCTTAGCACAGATGGCAGAAGTCGGTTATGAAGCAGTTATAGGGGCAATACCACCATTAATCGAAGCTTTAGTCCAAGATCCCGTGGCAGCAGTGCGAAGTAACAGTGCTTGGGCAATCGGTCAACTGTGCCGTGAATTGCCTTCTAATGTAGTTTATGCCACAGCGATCGATGCCCTAATTCAAGCCTTTGCCGAAGACCAAGATTTGGGAGTCCGGGAAGACGCCAAAGCCTCACTGTTAGGAGTGGGCGACCCACGTGGCTTGCAACTAATTGAAACCCTAGAACAAGAAGGGTGGTTTTGA
- a CDS encoding AmpG family muropeptide MFS transporter: MREMQALRQAVQSRKMGALLLLGFASGLPLFLTSRTLQLWMQDAKVDIGKITLFGLLALPYSLKFLWSPLLDRFIPPVLGGRRGWLVITQLGLALAIALLALQQPAQNDQVLQVLAINCLIITFLSATQDIAGDAYRTDILNPLESKTGASVWVLGYRLALFITSSLALVLADHIPWNGVYLLMAALMAGSVLTTLWAPAEPKIRDNTQKAAPLSFKDVIFLLFITVLVVGLIGGVFVGFISLPIFYWLLATLILAWIVTSLLLPTELLGEVREDSPPQNLQEAIFLPFKEFFHRFGLTQGSVILVFIVLYKLGDSLVGITANLFLREISFTKTEIGAIQAGMGFLATTVGVLVGGVIMTRINLNRSLWIFGILQLLSNLGYYALAVAGKDYSLLVLAVNIENFSAGLVTVATVAFLMNLCNHRFTTTQFALFSSLMAISRDVLSAPAGDWAKATGWPSFFLLTLVAALPGLLLLPLVAPWNPQPVAVSRPGLEEEDEDIWGIK; encoded by the coding sequence ATGAGAGAAATGCAAGCACTGCGACAAGCTGTCCAAAGTCGTAAGATGGGTGCTTTGTTATTGCTAGGTTTTGCATCTGGGTTGCCGTTGTTTTTAACTAGTAGAACGTTACAGTTGTGGATGCAAGATGCCAAGGTTGATATAGGGAAAATTACTTTATTTGGTCTGCTGGCTTTGCCTTATTCCCTGAAATTCTTATGGTCACCTTTATTAGATAGATTTATACCGCCAGTTCTAGGAGGAAGGCGGGGTTGGCTAGTAATCACGCAACTGGGATTAGCATTAGCGATCGCACTTCTAGCATTACAACAGCCTGCCCAAAATGACCAAGTACTACAAGTTCTGGCAATCAACTGTCTGATCATCACTTTTTTGAGTGCCACCCAAGACATTGCCGGTGATGCCTACCGCACGGACATTTTAAATCCTCTAGAATCCAAAACAGGTGCATCAGTTTGGGTTCTAGGCTATCGTTTAGCCCTGTTTATTACCAGTTCCTTAGCTTTAGTTCTAGCAGATCATATCCCTTGGAATGGTGTTTACTTACTCATGGCAGCTTTAATGGCAGGGAGTGTACTGACAACTTTATGGGCACCAGCAGAACCAAAGATCCGCGACAACACACAAAAAGCTGCACCCCTATCTTTCAAAGATGTCATTTTTCTGCTATTTATAACTGTGTTGGTAGTTGGATTAATCGGAGGTGTATTTGTCGGCTTTATCTCCCTACCTATATTTTATTGGCTATTAGCAACTTTGATATTAGCCTGGATAGTCACATCTTTGTTATTACCGACAGAGTTATTAGGTGAGGTAAGAGAAGATAGTCCGCCCCAAAATTTACAAGAAGCAATTTTCCTACCATTCAAGGAATTCTTTCACCGATTTGGGCTGACTCAAGGTAGCGTCATCCTAGTTTTTATCGTCCTCTATAAGCTAGGTGATTCTTTGGTGGGAATCACAGCAAATTTATTTTTGCGGGAAATCAGTTTTACCAAAACTGAGATTGGGGCAATTCAAGCTGGAATGGGCTTTCTAGCAACGACAGTCGGCGTATTAGTCGGTGGCGTCATTATGACTAGAATTAACCTCAATCGCAGTCTATGGATATTTGGCATACTGCAATTATTGAGTAACTTGGGTTATTATGCGTTAGCGGTTGCTGGCAAAGATTATTCGCTTTTAGTGTTGGCAGTGAACATCGAAAACTTCAGTGCTGGATTAGTCACAGTTGCTACAGTTGCATTTTTAATGAACCTTTGTAACCACCGCTTTACAACTACTCAGTTTGCTTTATTCTCTAGCTTAATGGCTATTAGTAGAGACGTTCTTTCAGCTCCTGCCGGAGATTGGGCTAAGGCCACAGGCTGGCCCTCATTTTTCTTATTAACCTTAGTAGCAGCCTTACCTGGATTGCTACTTTTACCGTTAGTTGCCCCCTGGAACCCTCAGCCAGTGGCAGTATCCAGACCAGGACTTGAGGAAGAAGACGAGGATATATGGGGAATCAAGTAG
- the dndE gene encoding DNA sulfur modification protein DndE, with protein MESPIERIKLSQTAKDQLTKLKRSTKIDQWNILCRWAFCRSLAEVTAPSPVPIPQDSNVEMTWRVFGGEMSDILLLALKQRCHNDGYPTDKETLATQFRLHLHRGIGYLAGDPNIKKIEDLIELAIKN; from the coding sequence ATGGAATCCCCAATCGAAAGAATAAAACTCTCTCAAACAGCCAAAGACCAACTTACCAAACTTAAACGCAGCACAAAAATTGACCAATGGAATATCCTATGTCGTTGGGCATTTTGTCGTTCCCTCGCAGAAGTAACCGCACCCTCCCCCGTCCCAATTCCCCAAGATAGCAACGTCGAAATGACTTGGCGCGTCTTTGGTGGCGAAATGTCTGATATACTCCTCCTCGCCCTCAAGCAACGCTGTCACAATGACGGTTATCCCACCGATAAAGAAACCCTCGCCACTCAATTCCGCCTGCACTTACATCGCGGTATTGGTTACTTAGCAGGCGATCCAAATATCAAGAAAATTGAAGATTTAATTGAACTGGCCATTAAAAATTGA